In Polynucleobacter sp. MWH-S4W17, a genomic segment contains:
- the hfq gene encoding RNA chaperone Hfq, whose product MSNSNPNKIQLLQDPFLNALRKEHVPVSIYLVNGIKLQGNIESFDQYVVLLRNTVTQMVYKHAISTIVPARAIDFRLEEASPV is encoded by the coding sequence ATGAGTAATAGCAACCCCAACAAAATTCAATTACTTCAGGACCCTTTTCTCAATGCTTTGCGCAAAGAGCATGTTCCTGTTTCGATCTATCTTGTAAACGGCATTAAGTTACAGGGCAATATTGAATCTTTTGATCAATATGTTGTCCTCTTGCGTAATACCGTGACACAGATGGTTTACAAACATGCAATCTCCACGATCGTTCCCGCTCGTGCGATTGATTTCCGTTTGGAAGAAGCTAGCCCTGTATAA
- the hisS gene encoding histidine--tRNA ligase — protein MTDENKQTKVQKTQKINGVRGMNDLLPADAAQWAHLEHVLRDLTHAYGYEFLRTPIVEATAVFQRGIGEVTDIVEKEMYSFEDRLNGEQLTLRPEGTAALVRSVIENNLLYEGPKRLWYTGPMFRHERPQRGRYRQFHQFGVEALGFAGPDIDAEIILMGQRLWDELGLKGVRLEMNSLGQAPERAEHRAALVTYFEKNQSQLDEDSQRRLITNPLRILDSKNPEMQALIEGAPKLLDFLGEESLKHFNAVQALIKANNIPCKINPRLVRGLDYYNLTVFEWVTDELGAQGTIAGGGRYDPLIERMGGKAAPACGWAMGMERVLELMKVSGSLPEAQAQCDIFVLHQGGETLTASMIIAERLRSAGIDTILFCPPDGQSASFKSQMKKADSSGAAFAVIIGPDELAKNEAQLKDLRGTGEQKSVPLDDVLGAAIDALVGASE, from the coding sequence ATGACTGACGAGAACAAGCAAACTAAAGTCCAGAAAACTCAAAAGATAAATGGCGTGCGCGGTATGAATGATTTACTGCCGGCGGATGCGGCGCAGTGGGCTCATCTTGAGCATGTATTGCGTGATTTAACTCATGCTTACGGCTATGAGTTTTTGCGAACACCTATTGTTGAGGCAACTGCCGTATTCCAGCGTGGCATCGGTGAGGTTACCGATATTGTTGAAAAAGAAATGTATTCGTTCGAGGATCGCTTGAATGGCGAGCAACTCACCTTACGCCCTGAGGGTACTGCCGCATTAGTGCGCTCTGTAATTGAAAATAATTTGTTATACGAAGGGCCTAAGCGTCTTTGGTACACCGGACCGATGTTCCGTCATGAGCGCCCACAGCGTGGTCGCTATCGCCAGTTCCACCAGTTTGGTGTTGAGGCCTTAGGCTTTGCCGGACCTGATATTGATGCTGAAATCATTCTCATGGGTCAGCGTTTATGGGACGAGTTGGGATTGAAGGGCGTTCGTTTAGAAATGAACTCCCTAGGTCAGGCCCCTGAGCGTGCTGAACACCGCGCCGCATTGGTTACTTACTTTGAGAAAAATCAATCGCAGCTAGACGAAGATTCACAGCGTCGTCTCATTACCAATCCCTTGCGTATCTTGGATTCTAAAAATCCAGAGATGCAGGCATTGATTGAGGGCGCACCAAAATTATTGGATTTCTTGGGCGAAGAGTCGCTGAAGCATTTCAATGCGGTACAGGCATTAATTAAAGCAAATAACATCCCTTGCAAAATTAATCCTCGTTTAGTTCGTGGCCTTGATTACTACAACCTCACTGTATTTGAGTGGGTGACTGATGAATTAGGTGCTCAAGGCACTATTGCTGGCGGTGGACGCTATGACCCATTAATTGAGCGTATGGGAGGCAAAGCCGCGCCGGCTTGTGGTTGGGCGATGGGTATGGAACGGGTTCTAGAATTAATGAAGGTTTCTGGATCATTGCCAGAAGCTCAGGCTCAATGCGATATTTTTGTATTGCATCAAGGTGGCGAGACGTTGACTGCCTCCATGATCATCGCTGAACGCTTGCGGAGCGCTGGAATCGATACCATCCTGTTCTGTCCTCCTGATGGTCAATCAGCCAGCTTTAAGTCCCAAATGAAGAAGGCTGATAGTAGTGGGGCTGCCTTTGCGGTCATTATTGGACCTGATGAATTAGCCAAGAATGAGGCGCAACTCAAGGACTTGCGCGGTACGGGCGAGCAGAAGTCTGTACCCCTGGATGATGTCTTAGGTGCTGCAATTGATGCCTTGGTAGGCGCCTCCGAATAG
- the der gene encoding ribosome biogenesis GTPase Der — translation MNPVITIVGRPNVGKSTLFNRLTRSRDALVADFSGLTRDRHYGKGRIGERAFICVDTGGFEPVAKTGIVAEMAKQTKQAVAESDIVIFLVDGRLGMAPQDRVIADFLRKTGRPVILAVNKTEGMQAGVVTADFHELGLGEPFPISSAHGDGVRGLIDDALDSLGIAEPDEDELANDPNRPMKIAVVGRPNVGKSTLINKLIGEERVIAFDMPGTTRDAIEVPFERNGKPYILVDTAGLRRRGKVFEAIEKFSVVKTLQAIADCNVVILMLDAQQDISEQDAHIAGFIVEAGRALVVAVNKWDGLDAYVKERARLEIAQKLRFLDFANVHPISAKKGTGLKELFKDVDSAYAAAMAKLPTPRLTRILQEAIEHQQPKRVGMGRPKLRYAHQGGMNPPIVVIHGTSLSGVTDSYKRYLEGRFRDVFKLRGTPLRIQMNTAKNPYVEADKGKKGKKR, via the coding sequence ATGAATCCAGTCATCACTATCGTCGGCCGTCCTAATGTGGGAAAGTCGACTCTCTTTAATCGCTTAACGCGTTCACGTGATGCATTGGTGGCTGACTTTTCTGGCCTAACCAGAGATCGACACTACGGCAAAGGTCGTATTGGTGAGCGCGCTTTTATTTGCGTAGACACCGGTGGTTTTGAGCCAGTAGCCAAGACCGGCATTGTGGCTGAGATGGCAAAGCAGACCAAGCAAGCCGTTGCTGAATCTGACATTGTGATTTTCTTGGTTGACGGTCGTCTTGGTATGGCTCCACAAGATCGTGTCATCGCTGATTTCTTACGTAAGACTGGTCGACCCGTTATCCTCGCAGTTAATAAAACAGAAGGCATGCAGGCTGGCGTTGTCACAGCCGACTTCCATGAGCTTGGTTTAGGTGAGCCGTTCCCAATTTCTTCAGCACATGGCGATGGCGTGCGTGGCTTGATCGATGACGCATTAGATTCCCTTGGCATTGCAGAGCCAGATGAGGATGAATTGGCTAACGATCCAAATCGTCCAATGAAGATCGCCGTAGTAGGGCGACCTAACGTTGGCAAGTCAACACTGATTAACAAATTAATCGGTGAAGAGCGCGTCATTGCATTTGATATGCCAGGTACCACCCGTGATGCGATCGAAGTTCCCTTTGAGCGCAATGGCAAGCCTTACATCTTGGTTGACACTGCAGGCTTGCGTCGCCGTGGAAAAGTTTTTGAAGCGATTGAAAAGTTTTCTGTTGTTAAAACATTGCAAGCGATTGCTGACTGTAATGTGGTGATCTTGATGTTAGATGCTCAGCAAGATATTTCGGAGCAAGATGCACACATCGCTGGATTTATTGTGGAAGCTGGCCGCGCTTTAGTGGTTGCAGTGAACAAGTGGGATGGTTTGGATGCTTATGTAAAAGAGCGCGCTCGATTAGAGATTGCGCAAAAGCTACGCTTCCTCGATTTTGCAAACGTCCACCCAATCTCCGCTAAAAAGGGTACAGGCCTTAAGGAGCTCTTTAAGGATGTGGATTCTGCATATGCAGCCGCAATGGCAAAACTACCAACCCCACGCTTAACCCGTATTTTGCAAGAGGCGATTGAGCATCAACAGCCTAAACGCGTTGGTATGGGTCGTCCTAAATTGCGTTATGCCCATCAAGGGGGCATGAACCCTCCAATTGTGGTCATTCATGGTACATCCTTGAGTGGGGTGACGGATAGCTACAAGCGATACTTAGAAGGTCGCTTTAGGGATGTCTTTAAATTACGCGGTACGCCTCTGCGTATTCAGATGAATACCGCTAAAAACCCCTACGTAGAAGCGGATAAGGGTAAAAAAGGCAAAAAGCGTTAA
- a CDS encoding tetratricopeptide repeat protein, with amino-acid sequence MPLDLEEQEQLDQFKAFWQKYRNLITGVVTVALFAYAAYSGYQWWRNSQALEASKLYETMVGAIAKGDKDQTLRATDDLQKDYGRTPYAAMSSLIAARIASDAGDTAKALDYLRWAAKNASNDGYLGLAKLRLVTLLIEQGSEKDFAEADQILNEKPIAGFESLWLERRGDWYLAQKKNEQAKVSYQDAWKKLDQAKEFPEEARRLLKVKLDAVGGVAQ; translated from the coding sequence ATGCCTTTAGATCTAGAAGAACAAGAACAATTAGACCAATTCAAAGCGTTTTGGCAAAAGTACCGCAACCTCATTACCGGTGTGGTTACGGTTGCGTTGTTTGCTTACGCCGCATACAGTGGATATCAATGGTGGCGCAATAGTCAGGCGCTCGAAGCCTCGAAGCTTTATGAAACGATGGTGGGCGCTATTGCTAAAGGTGATAAAGATCAGACTCTGCGCGCAACAGATGATTTACAAAAAGATTATGGCCGCACACCTTACGCAGCAATGTCTAGTTTGATCGCCGCACGGATCGCATCAGACGCAGGTGATACCGCGAAGGCTTTGGATTATTTGCGTTGGGCGGCAAAGAATGCATCTAATGATGGTTATCTTGGATTGGCGAAATTACGCCTAGTAACTCTATTGATTGAGCAGGGCAGTGAAAAAGATTTTGCAGAGGCTGATCAAATATTGAATGAGAAACCGATTGCTGGTTTTGAATCTTTATGGCTTGAGCGTCGTGGCGATTGGTATTTGGCGCAAAAGAAAAATGAGCAAGCTAAAGTAAGCTATCAAGATGCCTGGAAAAAATTAGACCAAGCAAAAGAATTTCCTGAAGAGGCGCGTCGCCTTCTCAAGGTTAAATTAGATGCTGTTGGAGGAGTTGCTCAGTGA
- the ispG gene encoding flavodoxin-dependent (E)-4-hydroxy-3-methylbut-2-enyl-diphosphate synthase has product MSSNQSLSPLPLGPSLKRATRQATVAWKTNIITVGGDAPVRVQSMTNTDTADAVGTAIQVKELARAGSEMVRITVNTPEAAAAVPYIREQLDKMDVLVPLIGDFHYNGHTLLNDFPECAKALSKYRINPGNVGKGAKRDPQFAQMIEAACKYDKPIRIGVNWGSLDQELLASIMDGNAALANPKTAQEVMIEALIQSALQSAEKAVEFGMNPDQILLSCKVSNVQDLVAVYRDLSRRSDYPLHLGLTEAGMGSKGIVSSTAAMSILLQEGIGDTIRVSLTPDPGAPRENEVIVAQEILQTMGLRNFTPMVIACPGCGRTTSTTFQELAANIQSYLRQQMPLWKKTHPGVENMNVAVMGCIVNGPGESKHANIGISLPGTGESPAAPVFVDGVKVKTLRGEKIAEEFQVIVDDYVKQNYAAKL; this is encoded by the coding sequence ATGAGCTCTAATCAATCATTGTCACCACTGCCGCTGGGCCCATCCCTTAAGCGTGCAACGCGTCAAGCAACCGTTGCCTGGAAAACCAACATCATTACCGTTGGTGGGGATGCACCAGTACGTGTGCAGTCAATGACTAATACCGATACTGCGGATGCGGTGGGTACTGCAATTCAGGTAAAGGAATTAGCCCGCGCTGGTTCGGAGATGGTGCGTATCACTGTCAATACTCCAGAGGCTGCTGCTGCAGTTCCCTATATTCGTGAGCAGTTGGACAAGATGGATGTCTTGGTGCCATTGATTGGCGACTTCCATTACAACGGGCATACTTTATTAAATGATTTTCCGGAGTGCGCTAAAGCCCTCTCGAAGTACCGCATCAATCCAGGCAATGTGGGTAAGGGCGCCAAGCGCGATCCACAATTCGCGCAAATGATTGAAGCCGCTTGCAAATACGACAAGCCTATTCGAATTGGTGTGAACTGGGGCAGCTTGGATCAAGAGCTTCTGGCTTCGATCATGGATGGCAATGCAGCTCTGGCAAATCCAAAAACTGCTCAAGAAGTGATGATTGAGGCTTTGATTCAGTCGGCTTTGCAGTCAGCAGAAAAAGCAGTTGAGTTTGGTATGAATCCTGATCAGATTTTGCTTTCTTGCAAAGTTAGCAATGTTCAAGATTTAGTTGCTGTGTATCGTGATCTATCTCGACGCTCTGACTATCCGCTGCATTTGGGTTTAACTGAAGCAGGCATGGGTAGCAAAGGCATTGTTTCCTCTACTGCAGCAATGAGTATTTTGTTGCAAGAAGGTATTGGCGATACGATTCGCGTTTCATTAACGCCTGATCCAGGTGCTCCTCGTGAAAATGAAGTCATCGTTGCCCAAGAAATATTACAAACCATGGGCTTGCGTAATTTCACGCCAATGGTGATTGCATGTCCAGGTTGCGGCAGAACTACTAGCACTACCTTTCAAGAGTTAGCGGCGAATATCCAGTCTTATTTGCGCCAACAAATGCCTCTTTGGAAGAAAACCCATCCTGGCGTAGAAAATATGAATGTTGCTGTAATGGGGTGCATCGTCAATGGCCCAGGCGAAAGCAAACATGCCAATATTGGTATTTCTTTACCAGGAACTGGTGAAAGCCCTGCGGCGCCAGTGTTTGTCGATGGAGTTAAAGTCAAAACGCTACGTGGTGAGAAAATTGCCGAAGAGTTTCAGGTGATCGTAGATGACTATGTTAAACAAAACTACGCTGCCAAGCTTTAA
- the bamB gene encoding outer membrane protein assembly factor BamB: MTKEIKRLPMCLGAALVLGAVVIALAACSGSSRVRKPADLVTVTNQFDLQPVWSTSIGSSESFNFHPIVAGDAVYAASHGGNLAKIDLATGNKVWSVSVPENLSVGPGSDGRTTVAVTTKGVVYAYDDTGKPMWNVSVGSEVLSEPVVAGGVVVVRALDNRFIGLDALTGAKKWTYQRQQAALSLRVGYGMLAIGNEVIVTGFTGGRFGMIAIANGGLVWETPVSFPKGFSEIERLNDVTAKPSMEGDILCAVSYQGRIGCGQARTGNLLWFKDYSSYTGTSQSTDMVFSANDKSYVTAFATKDGTQVWENTQLTFRDVGESLAVGRVLLMGDAQGYIHAFSQANGEMVARIRHDSSPISAAPIAVGGLILVQSQGGKIAAYSPK, encoded by the coding sequence ATGACTAAAGAAATCAAGCGTTTACCGATGTGCTTAGGCGCCGCCTTGGTATTGGGTGCCGTGGTAATTGCTTTAGCCGCATGCTCTGGTAGCTCCAGAGTAAGGAAGCCCGCTGATTTAGTGACCGTTACCAATCAATTTGATTTGCAGCCTGTATGGTCAACTAGCATTGGTTCATCTGAATCCTTTAACTTTCATCCTATTGTTGCTGGCGATGCGGTGTATGCAGCCTCTCATGGTGGTAACTTGGCAAAGATTGATTTAGCAACCGGCAATAAGGTCTGGTCAGTATCCGTTCCTGAGAATTTGTCGGTTGGCCCTGGCTCTGATGGCCGTACTACTGTTGCCGTTACCACCAAGGGGGTGGTCTACGCCTATGACGATACTGGTAAGCCGATGTGGAATGTCAGCGTTGGTAGTGAAGTATTGAGTGAGCCAGTGGTAGCCGGTGGCGTTGTCGTAGTGCGCGCGCTAGACAATCGCTTCATTGGACTGGATGCGCTAACGGGCGCTAAAAAATGGACTTATCAGCGTCAACAGGCTGCATTGTCATTGCGTGTTGGCTACGGCATGCTGGCTATTGGCAATGAAGTCATCGTTACTGGTTTCACTGGTGGGCGCTTTGGGATGATTGCTATTGCTAATGGCGGCTTAGTTTGGGAGACACCCGTTTCTTTTCCTAAGGGCTTCTCGGAGATTGAGCGCTTGAATGATGTCACCGCTAAACCAAGTATGGAAGGCGATATCCTCTGCGCAGTCTCTTATCAAGGACGTATTGGTTGCGGGCAGGCTCGTACAGGCAACCTTTTATGGTTCAAAGACTATTCAAGTTATACCGGTACCTCACAAAGCACCGACATGGTTTTCTCGGCAAACGATAAGTCTTATGTCACCGCCTTTGCAACAAAAGACGGCACTCAAGTTTGGGAAAACACGCAGCTGACATTCCGTGATGTTGGTGAGTCGCTTGCGGTAGGCAGGGTGCTACTCATGGGTGATGCTCAAGGTTATATCCATGCATTTTCACAGGCGAATGGCGAGATGGTTGCGCGTATTCGTCACGACAGTAGTCCAATCTCGGCTGCCCCCATTGCGGTAGGTGGCCTCATCTTGGTTCAATCTCAAGGTGGAAAAATAGCGGCGTACAGTCCAAAATGA
- the hflK gene encoding FtsH protease activity modulator HflK, with protein sequence MMRKFLDLFSVNDPGWGNSHNAGGSKDAKDGQGNERAPKADPETNKPVETQPTNQPTKPDGPPDLDELWRDFNDRIAGIFGGKKTPGATGSPTGRPTNKPNSTDIPPPSQRGNGGNGGGNGGINAPNFNFNNPFGSKASILVAGALVFFVWICSGFFIIQEGQAGVILTFGKYDYTAKPGINWHMPWPIQSEETVNLSGVRSVEVGRPVLIKATNQKDSSMLTEDENIIDVRFAVQYRLKDPTDYLFNNRDPDAAVVQAAETAVREIVARSKMDTVLYEGREKIGIDLANSIQKILDSYKTGIYVTSVTVQNVQPPEQVQAAFDDAVKAGQDQERLKSEGQAYANDIIPRAKGTAARLIQEAEGYKARVVATAEGDATRFKQILVEYSKAPQVTRDRMYIDSMREMYNNVTKILVDTTKSNSLLYLPLDKIVAQVSAESAQAANTQANQSGTNTPTGSVTVGGATGVNTPAPTSSAAPAAPVSAVNNSTDKRDGLRSRDRESR encoded by the coding sequence ATGATGCGTAAATTTCTCGACCTGTTTTCGGTCAATGATCCAGGTTGGGGCAATAGCCACAATGCCGGTGGATCCAAAGATGCCAAAGATGGGCAGGGAAATGAACGAGCCCCCAAAGCAGATCCAGAAACTAATAAGCCGGTAGAGACTCAACCAACGAATCAGCCAACTAAGCCAGACGGCCCACCAGACTTGGACGAGCTTTGGCGCGATTTCAATGACAGAATTGCCGGTATCTTTGGTGGCAAGAAAACACCAGGCGCAACAGGCAGTCCTACTGGTAGGCCAACGAATAAACCAAACAGCACCGATATTCCCCCACCTTCACAACGCGGAAATGGCGGTAACGGTGGTGGTAATGGCGGCATCAATGCGCCTAACTTTAATTTCAATAATCCATTTGGATCTAAAGCAAGCATTCTTGTTGCTGGAGCGCTGGTCTTCTTTGTGTGGATCTGCAGTGGCTTCTTCATTATTCAAGAAGGGCAGGCTGGCGTTATCTTAACTTTTGGTAAGTACGATTACACCGCTAAGCCGGGTATTAACTGGCATATGCCTTGGCCAATTCAGTCTGAAGAGACTGTGAATTTATCAGGAGTTCGCTCTGTAGAAGTAGGGCGCCCCGTATTAATCAAGGCTACCAATCAAAAAGATTCTTCAATGCTCACCGAAGATGAAAACATCATCGATGTGCGCTTTGCTGTGCAATACCGCCTCAAGGATCCTACGGATTACTTATTTAATAACCGTGATCCTGATGCGGCGGTAGTGCAAGCTGCTGAAACGGCTGTGCGTGAAATCGTCGCTCGCAGCAAGATGGATACCGTACTGTACGAGGGTCGTGAAAAGATTGGTATCGATTTAGCCAACTCAATTCAGAAGATTTTGGACAGTTACAAAACGGGCATTTACGTGACTAGCGTAACCGTCCAAAACGTTCAGCCACCAGAACAAGTTCAAGCAGCGTTTGATGATGCAGTAAAAGCGGGTCAAGACCAGGAGCGCTTGAAGAGCGAAGGCCAGGCTTATGCCAATGACATTATTCCGCGCGCCAAAGGTACTGCAGCCCGCCTGATTCAGGAGGCTGAGGGATACAAGGCTCGTGTAGTTGCTACTGCAGAGGGCGATGCCACACGTTTTAAACAAATATTGGTTGAATACTCTAAGGCGCCTCAAGTTACTCGTGATCGCATGTATATCGATAGCATGCGCGAGATGTATAACAACGTGACCAAAATCTTGGTTGATACCACCAAGAGCAATAGTCTCTTATATCTCCCACTCGATAAGATCGTTGCACAGGTGAGTGCTGAAAGTGCTCAAGCGGCAAATACACAGGCAAATCAGTCTGGTACCAACACTCCAACTGGTAGCGTGACAGTTGGTGGTGCCACTGGAGTAAATACTCCAGCCCCAACTTCCAGTGCTGCTCCTGCAGCTCCAGTGTCAGCTGTGAATAACTCTACCGATAAACGTGATGGTCTCCGTAGTCGTGATCGGGAGTCCAGATAA
- the hflX gene encoding GTPase HflX encodes MQSPRSFPLVRLISVWKKLALYKTGVDAARAVLVGVDTGREDFADSMAELSLLADSAGSIPAASVIARKGKTDPALFIGSGKANELKRVMEEQGAELAIFNHPLSPTQQRNLERHIGFHVMDRTGLILDIFSQRAQSHIGKTQVELAQVRYRMSRLVRAWSHLERQRGGIGVRGGPGETQMELDRRMLATKAKRLENELEKLQRQQRTQRRSRNRRDVFSVSLVGYTNAGKSTLFNALTKAGTYAADQLFATLDTTSRRVHLEGVGSIVVSDTVGFIRDLPHQLVEAFRATLDETIHADLILHVIDACSPVAREQKAEVEAVLEEIGADDIPRIEVMNKIDQMPLTFTRGAVLERDGEGIPSQVFLSAKTGLGLDLLRSALAECSQMTDRIRVEHNRAKKQLAPDEFLEPLPERPETSEFNPIAKRSYFSNDA; translated from the coding sequence ATGCAATCTCCACGATCGTTCCCGCTCGTGCGATTGATTTCCGTTTGGAAGAAGCTAGCCCTGTATAAAACTGGAGTAGATGCGGCACGCGCCGTTCTGGTTGGTGTAGATACAGGACGCGAGGATTTTGCAGATAGCATGGCTGAGCTCAGTCTTTTAGCTGACAGCGCCGGCTCTATACCTGCAGCCAGTGTTATCGCACGCAAGGGCAAAACTGACCCCGCCTTATTTATTGGTTCGGGCAAGGCTAACGAACTCAAGAGGGTGATGGAGGAGCAGGGGGCAGAACTTGCCATCTTTAATCACCCGCTATCCCCAACCCAGCAACGCAATTTAGAACGTCACATTGGCTTTCATGTAATGGATCGCACAGGCTTGATTTTGGATATCTTTAGCCAAAGAGCGCAAAGTCATATTGGTAAGACGCAAGTTGAGCTTGCACAGGTCCGCTATCGCATGTCACGCTTAGTGAGAGCCTGGAGTCATTTGGAGCGTCAACGCGGCGGTATTGGTGTGCGTGGCGGCCCTGGTGAAACGCAGATGGAGTTAGATCGCCGGATGCTAGCCACTAAAGCAAAGCGCTTGGAAAATGAGCTTGAAAAGCTGCAGCGTCAGCAAAGAACCCAAAGACGTTCCCGAAATCGTAGAGATGTGTTTTCGGTCTCCTTGGTTGGATATACCAATGCTGGTAAATCCACCTTATTTAATGCCCTAACCAAAGCCGGGACTTATGCTGCTGACCAGTTATTTGCCACTCTGGATACCACTTCTAGAAGGGTCCATCTAGAGGGGGTTGGTTCCATTGTGGTCTCTGACACGGTTGGATTTATCCGGGATTTGCCTCACCAGTTAGTAGAGGCTTTTAGAGCCACCTTGGATGAAACCATCCATGCCGACCTGATTTTGCATGTCATTGATGCCTGTAGCCCTGTAGCTAGAGAGCAAAAAGCGGAAGTTGAAGCGGTTTTGGAGGAAATCGGGGCAGATGACATCCCCCGTATCGAGGTCATGAATAAGATCGACCAGATGCCTCTAACCTTCACCCGTGGGGCTGTTTTAGAGCGGGATGGGGAGGGTATTCCGAGCCAGGTTTTCCTGTCGGCCAAGACGGGCTTGGGCCTTGATTTACTCCGTTCAGCCTTGGCCGAATGCTCCCAAATGACTGATAGAATAAGGGTCGAGCACAACCGTGCCAAGAAGCAATTGGCCCCGGATGAGTTTTTAGAGCCTTTACCCGAACGACCAGAAACTTCTGAATTTAATCCGATTGCCAAGCGAAGCTATTTTTCAAATGATGCGTAA
- the rlmN gene encoding 23S rRNA (adenine(2503)-C(2))-methyltransferase RlmN translates to MTSPRVNLLDFDADQMAAYVAGLNEKPFRAKQLMQWIHQRGVADINDMSDLAKSFRATLLDKAEVLSLPVIKDEHANDGTRKWLLDVGAGNAVESVFIPEDDRGTLCISSQAGCAVNCRFCSTGHQGFSRNLTSGEIIGQLWFAEHLLRNDPEAIRRIEKFPTPGWEHTGRVISNVVMMGMGEPLLNYDNVVSALRLMLDDRAYGLSRRRVTVSTSGVVPMIDRLAQDCPVALAVSLHAPNDALRDQLVPLNQKYPLRELLDACERYLPFAPRDFLTFEYCMLDGVNDSDIQAKELVRLLRNIKCKINLIPFNPFPESGLKRSSAQRVNAFAGILLDAGMVATVRKTRGDDIAAACGQLAGDVVDRTRVRERAVHNTEIELTEVGSDEEFDEDTNLGPNEHPIEWLKKLK, encoded by the coding sequence GTGACCTCCCCGCGCGTAAATCTCTTAGATTTTGACGCTGACCAAATGGCAGCGTATGTCGCGGGGTTGAATGAAAAGCCCTTTAGGGCAAAGCAACTCATGCAGTGGATACACCAACGCGGTGTAGCTGACATTAATGATATGAGTGATTTAGCAAAAAGCTTTAGAGCAACTTTGCTAGATAAAGCAGAAGTACTTTCACTTCCCGTTATTAAAGATGAACACGCCAATGACGGCACACGCAAGTGGCTATTGGATGTGGGTGCTGGCAATGCGGTTGAGTCTGTGTTTATTCCTGAGGATGATCGAGGTACCTTGTGTATCTCTTCTCAGGCAGGCTGTGCAGTTAATTGCCGTTTTTGCTCAACTGGCCATCAAGGCTTCTCACGTAATCTGACTTCTGGCGAAATCATTGGTCAACTCTGGTTTGCTGAGCATCTTTTGCGGAACGACCCTGAGGCTATTCGTAGAATTGAGAAGTTTCCAACGCCAGGTTGGGAACACACAGGGCGTGTGATTTCAAATGTGGTGATGATGGGCATGGGTGAACCCTTGCTCAACTATGACAACGTTGTATCTGCATTGCGCTTGATGCTGGATGATAGGGCGTACGGTTTATCACGCCGTCGTGTGACAGTTTCTACATCAGGTGTAGTGCCGATGATTGATCGTCTCGCACAAGATTGTCCAGTAGCGTTGGCGGTTTCATTGCATGCACCCAATGACGCATTACGTGATCAATTAGTGCCACTCAATCAAAAATATCCCCTGCGTGAACTGCTTGATGCGTGTGAACGTTACTTACCATTTGCGCCAAGAGATTTCTTGACCTTTGAGTATTGCATGCTCGATGGCGTGAATGACTCTGACATCCAAGCAAAAGAATTAGTGCGCTTACTTAGAAACATTAAGTGCAAAATTAATCTCATCCCATTTAATCCTTTCCCGGAGTCTGGCCTCAAGCGCTCATCAGCCCAACGCGTCAATGCTTTTGCCGGTATCCTTTTAGATGCGGGCATGGTGGCTACTGTGCGTAAGACGCGCGGTGATGACATTGCTGCCGCCTGTGGTCAGCTGGCAGGGGATGTAGTCGACCGCACCCGTGTGCGTGAACGTGCTGTTCACAATACTGAGATCGAGCTCACAGAGGTTGGGTCGGATGAAGAGTTTGATGAGGATACCAATCTGGGGCCAAACGAGCATCCCATCGAGTGGCTCAAAAAGCTTAAGTAA
- the ndk gene encoding nucleoside-diphosphate kinase yields MAIERTLSIIKPDAVAKNVIGKIYDRFESAGLKIIASRMAHLSQNEAEQFYGVHKDRPFFKDLVSFMISGPVMIQVLQGEGAIAKNRDLMGATDPKKAEKGTIRADFADSIDANAVHGSDAPETAAVEVAFFFPGMNVFNR; encoded by the coding sequence ATGGCAATTGAACGCACCCTTTCTATTATCAAACCTGATGCTGTCGCTAAAAACGTCATCGGCAAAATCTATGACCGTTTTGAATCCGCTGGTTTGAAGATCATTGCTTCCAGAATGGCGCATTTGTCACAAAATGAAGCTGAGCAGTTTTATGGCGTTCATAAAGACCGTCCTTTCTTCAAAGATTTAGTGAGCTTCATGATTTCTGGTCCTGTAATGATTCAAGTGTTGCAAGGCGAAGGCGCTATTGCTAAGAATCGTGACTTGATGGGTGCTACTGATCCGAAGAAGGCAGAAAAAGGCACAATCCGTGCTGACTTTGCTGACAGCATTGATGCAAATGCGGTTCACGGTTCTGATGCTCCTGAAACAGCTGCTGTGGAAGTTGCATTCTTCTTCCCTGGCATGAATGTTTTCAATCGTTAA